From Helicoverpa armigera isolate CAAS_96S chromosome 29, ASM3070526v1, whole genome shotgun sequence, the proteins below share one genomic window:
- the LOC110381110 gene encoding fatty acyl-CoA reductase wat: protein MGTKEEIDPAQALEEKVFSRNTAMDEITARGDSAVQQFYCGASVFVTGGSGFLGKQLVEKLFRATKVAKVFVLLRPKKGKQMLERLQEMLQDPVFDILRDTQPDFVDKLVPIAGDVADMRLGISDGDWDTITEETEIIMHMAATTRFDEPLRAATVINVRGAREALLLGKACKKLKSYVHVSTAYAQACDFRINGDILEDFYKSPVDPEALIKIAETTDEDRINKISDDLITNWPNTYSFTKAVAEETVKTLGEDMPLCIVRPAIVVPSKREPRPGWVDMSNVYGASGTILGSCMGLVHAQFFDKVTQLGLIPVDYVNNTIIASAYETAKRTADGDNSIKVYAITGSTRNPVDLGKVFQVVSTDVRKIMSPAAVFYGFALQTTNATIFWIYSWLLHLIPAYVLDAVCFAIGKERRFVKLYKKMYKLQVVLSYFACFQWRFIDDNTAKLFDSLSEADKAIFEFDVKKIDWVEYVLIWYLGLRKYVIKDGLQGTTKGVRNQEIFKYLLFIIGPLYMYSLYKLLYFSLLVLCYTVRYVLSIKLF from the exons atgggtACCAAAGAAGAAATAGATCCAGCTCAAGCATTAGAAGAAAAAGTGTTCAGTCGGAATACGGCTATGGATGAAATCACTGCACGCGGAGACTCGGCCGTTCAGCAGTTCTACTGCGGCGCCTCCGTGTTCGTGACAGGCGGCTCCGGCTTCCTCGGCAAGCAGCTCGTAGAGAAACTCTTCAG ggcCACAAAAGTAGCAAAAGTCTTCGTTCTATTGAGACCAAAGAAAGGAAAACAGATGCTGGAAAGACTTCAGGAAATGTTACAGGATCCC GTTTTCGATATCCTTCGAGACACACAACCGGATTTTGTTGACAAATTAGTACCAATAGCTGGTGATGTCGCTGACATGAGACTGGGTATCAGCGATGGAGACTGGGATACTATTACAGAGGAG ACAGAAATAATTATGCATATGGCTGCGACCACGAGGTTTGATGAGCCACTCCGAGCTGCCACAGTAATCAACGTGCGAGGTGCAAGAGAGGCGCTACTCCTCGGGAAAGCCTGCAAGAAGCTCAA GTCCTATGTCCACGTTTCAACGGCGTACGCACAAGCGTGCGACTTTCGCATCAACGGTGATATATTAGAAGATTTCTACAAAAGTCCAGTTGACCCTGAGGCTCTCATCAAGATAGCGGAAACTACCGACGAAGatagaattaataaaatttctgatGA TTTGATAACAAATTGGCCGAATACATATTCGTTTACTAAAGCCGTGGCCGAGGAGACAGTCAAGACTTTGGGCGAGGATATGCCTCTCTGCATTGTGAGGCCTGCTATAG tgGTACCTTCTAAACGAGAGCCGAGACCTGGATGGGTAGATATGTCAAACGTCTACGGTGCCAGTGGG ACTATTCTAGGGTCTTGCATGGGTCTCGTGCATGCACAATTCTTCGATAAAGTGACCCAATTGGGTCTGATCCCTGTGGATTACGTAAATAATACGATTATAGCCTCTGCCTATGAGACTGCCAAGAGAACTGCTGATGGAGACAATAGCATCAAGGTTTATGCTATTACTGGATCTACGAGGAATCCTGTAGATTTGG GCAAGGTATTTCAAGTAGTTTCTACCGACGTCCGAAAAATCATGTCTCCAGCTGCCGTGTTCTACGGGTTTGCGTTGCAAACGACTAATGCTACCATATTCTGGATATATTCCTGGCTTCTACATCTGATACCTGCCTACGTTCTCGATGCCGTCTGCTTCGCTATCGGAAAGGAGAGAAG ATTCGTGAAACTATACAAGAAAATGTACAAACTACAAGTAGTATTATCTTACTTCGCCTGCTTCCAATGGCGGTTTATCGACGACAATACTGCTAAACTCTTCGATAGCTTATCGGAAGCCGACAAAGCTATCTTTGAATTTGATGTCAAAAAGATCGATTGGGTAGAATACGTGTTGATCTGGTATTTAGGTTTAAGAAAATATGTTATCAAAGATGGTTTGCAAGGTACAACGAAGGGAGTAAGAAATCAAGAGATTTTCAAATACCTCTTGTTTATTATAGGACCTCTGTATATGTATTCTTTATATAAACTgctgtatttttctttgttagtGTTATGTTACACTGTAAGATAtgtattatcaataaaattgttttga